A genomic stretch from Marinobacter fonticola includes:
- a CDS encoding urease accessory protein UreH domain-containing protein gives MELLQSLALAMGLGLLGFIEPCSVGSHLIFLKFLDRLPKRQRWLQTLIFTLVRSGFMALLGVVAATIGARFLGIQETLWVVLGSVYILLGLVYLAGGASWIIRRLNRLLPHVSPTAGGVGLGAAFGLNIPACAAPLLAVLLGDAAARAAMDSGAAHGALSLFIFGLALSSPLVLAVFTRTGRRMMNAITRFAGRMPRWTGGVLIVLGLWSIALAL, from the coding sequence ATGGAGCTGCTGCAAAGTCTGGCCTTGGCGATGGGTCTCGGTTTGTTGGGCTTCATAGAGCCGTGCTCCGTCGGTAGCCATCTCATCTTCCTCAAATTCCTGGATCGGCTTCCGAAGCGGCAGCGTTGGCTGCAAACGTTGATTTTTACCCTCGTGCGGTCGGGATTTATGGCACTGCTCGGCGTAGTAGCGGCTACGATCGGTGCGCGCTTTCTTGGCATCCAGGAGACCTTATGGGTCGTCTTGGGCAGTGTGTATATCCTTTTGGGGCTGGTTTATCTCGCGGGCGGGGCATCCTGGATCATTCGGCGCTTAAACCGCTTGCTTCCTCACGTCTCTCCGACGGCCGGTGGCGTGGGCTTGGGAGCTGCATTTGGGCTGAATATTCCCGCCTGTGCGGCCCCACTGCTTGCGGTATTGCTGGGCGACGCCGCTGCTCGGGCGGCCATGGATTCCGGTGCTGCCCACGGTGCTTTGTCGCTATTCATTTTCGGGCTGGCGCTTTCGAGTCCGCTGGTGTTGGCCGTGTTTACCCGTACCGGCCGTCGGATGATGAATGCTATCACCCGCTTTGCCGGACGTATGCCGCGTTGGACCGGTGGGGTACTGATCGTACTGGGTCTTTGGTCCATTGCATTGGCGCTCTAA